The Verrucomicrobiota bacterium DNA segment CCTGCTGTGGCCGAATCCGAAGCCGGCGGTCATCCCGCCTCCGGAGCCGACCGCCTGGGCGCGGACCAAACTGGCCGACTTGGAAGGGCGGCTCGCCAAGTTGTCGGCGTATGGAACCAGCATCGAAGCCTCCGATATCCTGCGCGAGTACGTGATGCGCCGGTACGGCCTGCGCGCCACCCAGCAAACCACCCCTGAATTTCTCGCTTCGATCCTGCCTCATCCAAGCTTCACCCCGCCCCTGCGGGAGTTGCTCGCGGACTTTTTGGGCGCTTGCGACCAAATCAAATACGCCCGGGTTGATCCGGGAGTGGAAGCGAGCGAAAATCTGCTTGAACAAGCTCGTGCCTTTATCGATCAGGTTTCGTGAATTCGGATTTTCGCTTTGAGCAACCGTGGTTTCTTTTGCTCCTGCTGGTTTTACCGACCGTGTGGCTGTACCACCGACGTTTTCACCGGCCGGCCGGGGTAAGCTTCGCCCCTGTTCGCAACCTGGAGGTGGCCGCCGCCCTGCGTTCGCCGCACCTCTGGTTCCAAACCGCGTTGATCGGGATGGGGTGCTGCATTTTGATCCTGGCGCTGGCCCGGCCTCAGGCCGGCGAAGAAACGTCCAGCGTGCACGCCAGCGGCATCGATATCATGCTGTTGCTCGACGTGTCCCGATCGATGTTGTCTGAGGATTTCCAGATCGGCAGCGAACGGGCGAGCCGGATCGACGTGGTCAAGCAGGTGACCGAACGCTTCATCCAGGGCCGGCCCAGCGACCGCATCGGAATCATCGCGTTTGCCGGCCGGCCGTACATGGTGAGCCCGCTGACGTTGGATCATGATTGGCTGCTGGCGAACCTGAAACGGCTTCAGATCGGGCTGACCGAGGATGGCACCGCGATCGGCTCAGCGCTGGTGGCGGGCGCCAACCGCTTGCGCGACCCCAACGTCAAAAGCCGCGTGATCGTCCTCCTGACGGACGGCGACAATAACGCAGGCAAGGTGCCGCCCCTGACCGCCGCCGAAGCGGCCGCCGCCATCGGCATAAAGATCTATACGATCGGGACCGGCACCAACGGCCTCGTGCCGTTTCCGACTACCGACCAGTTCGGTAACAAGTTCTACACCCAGGAGTACATGCCGTTCCAGGAAGATGCCTGCCGGCAGATTGCCCGGATCGGCAGCGGTAAATTTTACCGGGCAACCGACACCCGCGGGTTGAGCGACATCTTCACGGACATCGACCATCTGGAAAAGCATGAGATCGCCGTCCAGGAGTACCGCACTTATCGGGATCTGTTTGCCTGGTTCGCAGGTCTGGGCGCCGTCCTGGTGGCCGGTGGATCGGCTTGCGGTGAAACCCTCTGGAGACAGATCCCATGACGTTTGCGCAGCCCCTCTGGTTTACAGCGTTGCTGCTGATCCCGCTCCTGTATTTCTGCATGTCGCGCGGGGATGCCGCCGTTCGCCGGCGCCTGGAACGGCTGGTTGCGCCGCGGCTGCGGAGCCGGCTGGTTGAGGAGGTCTCCCGGACGCGTCGCTGGCTGAAGCGCATTTTGCTTTTGATGGGTTTGGCCGGAGCGGTGGTGGCCCTTGCACGGCCGCAGTGGAGTTACACCGAACGGCCGGTTACCCGCCAGGGCCGGGATATCCTGATTGCCGTCGACACCTCGCGGAGCATGCTCTCCGCCGACATCAGCCCTGACCGGCTGACCCGGGCCAAACTGGCCGCTGAAGATATCATCCGCAGTTCGCCGACGGACCGGATCGGGCTGATTGCGTTTGCCGGGGAAGCGCAGCTGGAAGCGCCCCTTACGGCCGACCTCACCACCCTGCGATCGACCCTGGCCCGCTTTGATACCAATACCGTCGAGCGCGGGGGCACCGACTTCGAGGCCGCCATTCGCGCAGGCATGCAGGCCTTCGGCAAAACCGAGCACGGTTACCGCGCCCTGGTCCTGATCACGGACGGCGAAGAACTGGAGGGAGATGGTCTGGTCGCGGCTCGTGAAGCGGCCAAGCTCGGCATCCGGATCTTCACTGTCGGCGTCGGCACGCCGGAAGGCGCCAACATCGTCCTGCCGTCCGGTCTCCCCCTTCGGGACCGTTCCGGACGCGTGGTGTTGAGCCGGCTCGATGAGGAGGGCCTCCGGGCGATCGCCGAGGCGACCGGCGGCTTCTACACCCGCCTGGAAGCAACCGCCGTGCGGCGCCTGATCAATGAGGGCCTCGCCCGCATCACCCAGCACCGGGGCGACGAACGTGCGTTCCGGGTACCGGTCGAACGTTTCCAGATCCCGCTTGCCGTCGGGCTGGCTTTGTTGCTGGCGTCGTTCCTGATTTCAAATCGTCGCCCCCCGGCCGATTCATCAATCACAGCCGCCCTGGGTCGGAGAAAACTGCCCGCGGCGGCTCCCGCCCTTGCCCTGCTGATGGCAACGTTGTTGGTGGTCATGGCCGCAACGCCGCTCGAATTGTACCAACGCGGCGATTACCAACGGGCTTTCGAGGCGTTCCAGGACGAACTTCAGCGCCGGCCTGACGATCCCCTGCTTAACTACAATGCAGGCGACGCGGGGTACCGGGTCGGCAAATACGAGCAAGCCTTCGAAAGCTATGCCAAGGCGATGAACAGCCCGGATTCGACCATCCGGCAGCACGCCTACTACAACGCCGGCAACACGCTTTTCAAACAAGGCGATGCCCAGGAGGATCTCGAAGGCCGGTTGACCCGGTATTACGACGCGCAATATCAGTACGAACAGGCGCTTGAACTGGACCCGAGCGACGCGGCGGCAAGAAAGAATCTCGAGATCCTCAAACGCCGGATCAAGGAAACCGAGGAGCAAAAGAAACGGCAGGAACAGGCCCAGAAAAACGGGGCCCAGCGTCCGGGGCGCAAAGGACAAAACGGCCGCCAGCGCAGCCGTCCCAGTCCTAACGGCGGGCAATCTCTCGAGCCTTCCGCACCCTCCTCTCCCGATGATTCGGATACCGACCAGGGCGCGGGGCCGGACGATCCGGGGGATACCCAGGGTGACAAGCCCGGACCGGATTCCACCCCCGCGGATAAAAACGGCGATGTGCGCGAGCGCGGAGAAGGGGATGAGCAAACTCCCCCCACCCCGAATCAGGGCGAAGAAAAACCGGGACGAATGTCTGCCGACGAGGCGCGCGGATTGCTGGATTCATTGCGAGGTGACGAGGATCGCGTTGACCTCAATCATCATAAGCGAGACCGGGCCGTAACAAAAGATTGGTAAAATGAAGTGCTGGAACTGGATTTGGTGGTGTTTGCTGGGCTGGTTTGCGGGATGGGCGATGCTGCCGGTCGCGGATTCGGCCCAACCCTTGCTGCGAGCGTACCTGTCGGATTCCGTCACCGAAGTTAATCAACCCGTTCAGCTGCAGATCGAGGTGGCCAATGGTCACCCGCAAGAGCCGCCGAACTTTCAGGTGGACGGCCTTTCCATCACCTTCACGGGTCAGGCCACCAAGATTCAGGACTTGAACTTGCAGGCGACCACCAGCGTTATCTTCAGCTACGTGGTTACCCCCACCCGGCCCGGGTCGTTCCGCATTCCCTCCGTGCCGCTGATAGTGGACGGCCGGACGTACCAGACGCCGCAATTGGAACTGCAGGCAACGCAGGGCGGCACGGGCAGTGCCGGCGCCAACGAGCAGCCTTTTTTCGGCGAACTGATCGTGCCTAAAGATTCGGCCTTTGTCGGCGAACAGATCCCGATCGAGTTACGATTTTATTTCGATCACCGCATCTCGTTTCAGCCGTACCCGCAGGGGCAGCTGCCGATCATCGACGGCGATGGGTTTGTCACCCGGCGTTACCCGGAACCGATCGAAAAGCGGCAGTTTATCAGCGGTAAGGAATTCAGCGTCCTGATTTATAAGACCGCGATCAGCGGCGTAAAAGCCGGCAAACTGGAACTGCACTCCGCCTACCAGGAGTTTCTGCTCCACCTGCCGCTCACACGCCACCGGCCGAACGGCTTTGATGATTTTTTCGATCAAGCGCCTTTTGCGGACTTGTTTGATTCCGGGCCTCGCAAAGACGTGAAGGTGGAAACCAACGGCACCACGCTGGAGATCAAACCGCTTCCCACCGCAGGACGCCCGCCTAACTTCTCGGGTGCGGTTGGCCAGTTCACGGTCGTCTCCTCCATCCAGCCCCGGCGCGCGAAGGTAGGTGATCCGGTGACGTTACGGATTGAAGTGCGCGGCCTGGGGAACTTCGACCGGATGGAGGAGCCGACTCTGACCGAGACCAAGGGTTGGCACAGTTACCATCCGTCTGAAGACCTGACCTTGCTGGATGACGTCGGAGTCAGCGCCGTGAAGACGTTCAACTTCCCGCTGATGGCGGAGGCGGTGACGACGCGGAGCCCCGAGGTGGTGTTGAGCTATTTCGATCCCGTGGCGGAAACCTACGCTGAAGCCAAGGCGCCGGCCGTCCCGGTCGAGATCAGTGGTTCACCGCTTAACCACGCTCCACCTTCGGTAAGCACCAGCGACGGCGAATCGGTCGACAAACCTCCCGGTGGGGAGGACGGAAACGCGGGGTTGCAC contains these protein-coding regions:
- a CDS encoding protein BatD — translated: MKCWNWIWWCLLGWFAGWAMLPVADSAQPLLRAYLSDSVTEVNQPVQLQIEVANGHPQEPPNFQVDGLSITFTGQATKIQDLNLQATTSVIFSYVVTPTRPGSFRIPSVPLIVDGRTYQTPQLELQATQGGTGSAGANEQPFFGELIVPKDSAFVGEQIPIELRFYFDHRISFQPYPQGQLPIIDGDGFVTRRYPEPIEKRQFISGKEFSVLIYKTAISGVKAGKLELHSAYQEFLLHLPLTRHRPNGFDDFFDQAPFADLFDSGPRKDVKVETNGTTLEIKPLPTAGRPPNFSGAVGQFTVVSSIQPRRAKVGDPVTLRIEVRGLGNFDRMEEPTLTETKGWHSYHPSEDLTLLDDVGVSAVKTFNFPLMAEAVTTRSPEVVLSYFDPVAETYAEAKAPAVPVEISGSPLNHAPPSVSTSDGESVDKPPGGEDGNAGLHPIQVKPLPVGSFQSVLDRPVFWYTQLIPATIFLLWFLLNVAGRFYGAYGPELRYRYERHQRLRQLNAADPKTALDAARRLIELRALIRTRGRGPYQQADYLLDRKDAPEELKRNLKQALRRREEVAFSTGTQTAWSEEERRKIKEAIRQWEALP
- a CDS encoding VWA domain-containing protein yields the protein MTFAQPLWFTALLLIPLLYFCMSRGDAAVRRRLERLVAPRLRSRLVEEVSRTRRWLKRILLLMGLAGAVVALARPQWSYTERPVTRQGRDILIAVDTSRSMLSADISPDRLTRAKLAAEDIIRSSPTDRIGLIAFAGEAQLEAPLTADLTTLRSTLARFDTNTVERGGTDFEAAIRAGMQAFGKTEHGYRALVLITDGEELEGDGLVAAREAAKLGIRIFTVGVGTPEGANIVLPSGLPLRDRSGRVVLSRLDEEGLRAIAEATGGFYTRLEATAVRRLINEGLARITQHRGDERAFRVPVERFQIPLAVGLALLLASFLISNRRPPADSSITAALGRRKLPAAAPALALLMATLLVVMAATPLELYQRGDYQRAFEAFQDELQRRPDDPLLNYNAGDAGYRVGKYEQAFESYAKAMNSPDSTIRQHAYYNAGNTLFKQGDAQEDLEGRLTRYYDAQYQYEQALELDPSDAAARKNLEILKRRIKETEEQKKRQEQAQKNGAQRPGRKGQNGRQRSRPSPNGGQSLEPSAPSSPDDSDTDQGAGPDDPGDTQGDKPGPDSTPADKNGDVRERGEGDEQTPPTPNQGEEKPGRMSADEARGLLDSLRGDEDRVDLNHHKRDRAVTKDW
- a CDS encoding VWA domain-containing protein, producing the protein MNSDFRFEQPWFLLLLLVLPTVWLYHRRFHRPAGVSFAPVRNLEVAAALRSPHLWFQTALIGMGCCILILALARPQAGEETSSVHASGIDIMLLLDVSRSMLSEDFQIGSERASRIDVVKQVTERFIQGRPSDRIGIIAFAGRPYMVSPLTLDHDWLLANLKRLQIGLTEDGTAIGSALVAGANRLRDPNVKSRVIVLLTDGDNNAGKVPPLTAAEAAAAIGIKIYTIGTGTNGLVPFPTTDQFGNKFYTQEYMPFQEDACRQIARIGSGKFYRATDTRGLSDIFTDIDHLEKHEIAVQEYRTYRDLFAWFAGLGAVLVAGGSACGETLWRQIP